The following proteins are co-located in the Trichocoleus sp. FACHB-46 genome:
- a CDS encoding carbohydrate ABC transporter permease, translating to MNSSKRRALWQRAGMYSLLGAIALVMLLPLMWLVSTSLKSPTENIFQFPPQLWPSQPTWQNFVRVWQTNPFGRYLFNSTLVAILTVTLNLLFCSLAAYPLARLNFWGRDAIFTLVVSTIMIPFQIVMIPLYILTVQLGLRNTYLGLIFPAIASAFGIFLLRQAFQSVPKELEEAARMDGCSELGLWWHVMLPSIRPALVTLAIFVFIGSWSDFLWPLIVLDRPEYYTLPLGVATLAGTFSLDWRLIAAGSVISIAPILFFFLVMQHYIVPTEAGSGMKG from the coding sequence ATGAATAGTTCTAAGCGGCGGGCTTTATGGCAACGAGCTGGCATGTACAGCTTGCTAGGGGCGATCGCGCTGGTGATGCTGCTGCCCTTGATGTGGCTGGTCAGTACCTCGCTCAAGTCTCCAACCGAGAACATTTTTCAGTTTCCACCGCAACTTTGGCCGAGCCAACCCACTTGGCAAAATTTCGTTCGAGTGTGGCAAACTAATCCATTTGGTCGCTACCTGTTCAACAGCACCCTAGTCGCCATACTGACAGTTACGCTGAATTTGCTGTTTTGTTCGTTGGCAGCTTATCCATTGGCGCGGCTAAATTTTTGGGGCCGAGATGCGATTTTCACCCTCGTTGTCTCAACAATCATGATTCCTTTTCAAATCGTGATGATTCCGCTGTACATCTTGACCGTACAGTTGGGGCTACGAAACACCTATCTAGGACTAATTTTTCCCGCGATCGCTTCGGCTTTTGGCATCTTCTTGTTGCGGCAAGCGTTTCAGAGTGTGCCTAAAGAGCTGGAAGAAGCCGCCCGCATGGATGGCTGCTCAGAACTGGGGTTGTGGTGGCATGTGATGCTACCCTCAATTCGCCCGGCGCTGGTGACGCTAGCAATTTTTGTATTTATCGGTTCCTGGAGCGATTTCCTCTGGCCTTTAATCGTGCTTGATCGCCCGGAGTACTATACGTTGCCGCTGGGAGTTGCAACGCTAGCAGGAACGTTTTCCCTGGATTGGCGCTTGATTGCGGCGGGTTCTGTCATTTCGATCGCGCCGATTTTATTCTTCTTTTTGGTGATGCAGCACTATATTGTACCAACTGAGGCGGGGAGTGGGATGAAGGGGTAG
- the era gene encoding GTPase Era, with the protein MSDLSDQWSIPVAPEGFKSGFVGIIGRPNVGKSTLMNYLVGQKIAITSPVAQTTRNRLLGILTTPDTQFIFVDTPGIHKPHHQLGEVLVKNAQIAIHSVDVVLFVVDSSVDAGGGDRYIAELMSKTETPVILGLNKSDQQPAETEALDASYRALAEPYGWPIAKFSALTGEGLEPLQTLLGDRLEPGPYYYPPDLVTDQPERFIMGELIREQILLLTREEVPHSVAISIDRVEEEPTITRLLATIHVERQSQKGIVIGKGGSMLKAIGSAAREQMQKLIAGKVYLELFVKVQPKWRQSRTRLAELGYRVEE; encoded by the coding sequence ATGTCAGACCTATCAGATCAGTGGAGCATTCCAGTTGCGCCAGAAGGCTTTAAATCAGGCTTTGTGGGCATCATTGGCCGTCCCAATGTCGGCAAGTCAACGTTGATGAATTATTTGGTGGGGCAAAAGATTGCCATTACGTCGCCTGTGGCTCAAACCACACGCAATCGGCTTTTGGGGATTTTGACCACGCCCGATACTCAGTTTATTTTTGTGGATACTCCCGGCATTCACAAGCCCCACCATCAACTCGGCGAAGTGTTGGTCAAGAATGCTCAAATTGCTATTCATTCAGTCGATGTGGTGCTGTTTGTGGTCGATAGCTCGGTCGATGCGGGTGGGGGCGATCGCTATATTGCCGAGCTAATGAGCAAAACCGAAACTCCAGTAATTTTGGGCCTGAACAAAAGCGACCAGCAACCTGCCGAGACAGAAGCACTAGACGCTAGCTATCGGGCCTTGGCAGAACCTTACGGTTGGCCGATCGCGAAATTTTCAGCACTGACCGGAGAAGGGTTAGAACCGCTGCAAACTTTGTTGGGCGATCGCCTGGAACCTGGCCCCTACTACTATCCGCCAGATCTGGTCACCGATCAGCCAGAACGCTTCATCATGGGCGAACTGATCCGGGAGCAAATTTTGCTGCTGACTCGTGAAGAGGTGCCGCACTCGGTGGCAATTTCCATTGATCGAGTTGAAGAAGAACCAACGATCACCCGCTTGCTGGCGACGATTCATGTCGAACGGCAATCGCAAAAAGGCATCGTCATCGGGAAGGGTGGCAGTATGCTGAAGGCGATCGGCAGTGCCGCCCGTGAGCAAATGCAGAAGTTGATCGCCGGAAAAGTTTACCTAGAGTTGTTTGTGAAAGTGCAACCGAAGTGGCGGCAATCACGCACTCGCCTCGCAGAATTGGGTTATCGGGTGGAGGAATAG
- a CDS encoding Npun_F0813 family protein: MFILKRQDVEISSVQHPKRDQQILILHYQGQTFRLISVFNASQEEEAKAFWRDLTDNRGKACVLLEEPERYSVWGKVRIEQLASEGAIAGDATASFFTQAGLLILQALYIDIEDLLGSRQAGLFQKDITEVLRQWRFPQAESPEAINYLLTMDPVTALQLPPWQEHHLNTLMQELHRLGKAYFGNATFAERALEALQDMSAGDRGQFLQWLGQSPVGKLWQ; this comes from the coding sequence ATGTTTATTCTAAAAAGGCAGGATGTTGAAATATCAAGCGTTCAGCATCCCAAGCGGGATCAACAGATTCTGATTCTCCATTATCAGGGGCAAACCTTTCGCTTGATTAGTGTCTTTAATGCCAGTCAAGAAGAAGAGGCAAAAGCCTTTTGGCGAGACCTCACTGACAACCGTGGCAAAGCTTGTGTGCTGCTAGAAGAACCAGAGCGATATAGTGTCTGGGGCAAAGTTCGCATAGAACAGTTGGCAAGCGAGGGCGCTATTGCGGGAGATGCGACCGCCTCTTTCTTTACTCAAGCAGGCCTGCTAATTTTGCAAGCTCTCTACATCGACATTGAAGACTTGCTAGGGAGCCGACAAGCAGGCCTATTCCAAAAAGATATTACGGAAGTTTTGCGCCAGTGGCGGTTCCCCCAAGCAGAATCCCCAGAAGCAATCAATTATTTGCTAACTATGGACCCTGTGACTGCCCTGCAACTGCCCCCTTGGCAAGAGCATCATCTCAATACACTGATGCAGGAGCTGCATCGCCTCGGCAAAGCCTATTTTGGTAATGCTACGTTTGCAGAGCGGGCTTTAGAGGCTTTGCAGGATATGTCTGCTGGAGACCGTGGTCAATTTCTGCAATGGCTGGGCCAGTCTCCGGTAGGGAAATTGTGGCAATAG
- a CDS encoding ADP-ribosylglycohydrolase family protein has protein sequence MKLIERYRGALLGLVTGDAVGTTLEFESPGSFTPITDMVGGGPFNLQPGQWTDDTSMALCLAESLIECQGFDPKHQLEKYNRWYREGYLSSTGRCFDIGNATRTALEKFAVTGEPYCGSTDPRAAGNGSIMRLAPVPLFYATQPEEAIAKSAESSRTTHATPTTIDACRYLGALIVGAVQGATKAELLADHYSPISGSWEANSLVPEIAEIARGSFKQRHPPEIQGSGYVVKSLEAALWAFYNSDSFQEGCLLAVNLGDDADTTGAVYGQLAGAFYGESGIPAEWRSRLAYRELIESLAEQLLTLSRAFL, from the coding sequence GTGAAACTCATTGAGCGCTATCGAGGAGCCTTGTTAGGGCTGGTAACGGGGGATGCAGTTGGCACAACTCTAGAATTTGAGTCACCGGGTTCCTTTACCCCCATCACGGATATGGTTGGTGGTGGCCCCTTCAACCTCCAGCCCGGACAGTGGACCGACGACACCTCAATGGCCTTGTGTTTGGCAGAAAGCCTGATCGAGTGCCAAGGCTTTGACCCCAAGCATCAACTAGAAAAATATAACCGTTGGTATCGCGAAGGCTATCTCAGCAGCACCGGACGCTGCTTCGACATTGGCAATGCCACCCGCACAGCGCTAGAGAAATTTGCTGTTACGGGAGAACCATACTGCGGTTCTACTGATCCTCGCGCTGCGGGCAATGGCTCAATTATGCGGTTAGCTCCGGTGCCATTGTTTTACGCCACGCAGCCAGAGGAGGCGATCGCTAAATCTGCTGAAAGTTCTCGCACCACCCATGCCACCCCCACGACGATTGATGCTTGCCGTTATTTAGGCGCACTAATCGTTGGGGCGGTTCAAGGAGCCACCAAAGCAGAATTGCTTGCAGACCACTACAGCCCAATTTCAGGTTCCTGGGAGGCTAATTCGCTCGTTCCTGAAATCGCTGAGATTGCCAGAGGTTCCTTCAAGCAGCGACACCCACCGGAAATTCAAGGCTCTGGCTATGTGGTGAAATCTTTAGAAGCAGCGCTGTGGGCGTTCTACAATAGCGATTCTTTCCAGGAAGGTTGTTTGCTGGCAGTGAATTTAGGTGACGATGCCGATACTACTGGAGCTGTTTATGGCCAGCTTGCAGGTGCATTCTATGGTGAGTCAGGAATTCCAGCGGAGTGGCGATCGCGCTTGGCTTACCGGGAATTGATTGAATCTTTGGCCGAGCAATTGTTGACTCTCTCGCGAGCATTTTTGTGA
- a CDS encoding ATP-dependent 6-phosphofructokinase produces the protein MGQKRIGILTSGGDCAGLNAAIRAVVCRAVGTYDWEVLGIRQATQGLMHSPPQAIRLELENVDSLRVAGGTMLGTTNQGDPFAFPMPDGTRCDRSEDIIAGYYQLGLDAIIGIGGDGSMAILRRIAEQGNLNLVAIPKTIDNDVGVTEHSIGFDTAVNTATEALDRLHFTAASHSRVMILEVMGRDAGHIAITAGIAGGADVILIPEISYTIANICHKIKERQEQGKNYSLVIVSEAVRTEAGDPVVITNRLGQCRYGGIGDYLADRICDCSGAETRVTVLGHVQRGGTPSPLDRLVASAFGVAAVDLIAEEKYDHMVTWQNRQVVSVPIPEAIAQYQAVDPSGTLVKTARGLGIYLGD, from the coding sequence ATGGGACAAAAGCGGATTGGGATTCTGACCAGTGGAGGCGATTGTGCTGGACTCAACGCTGCCATCCGAGCGGTGGTGTGTCGAGCGGTGGGTACCTACGATTGGGAAGTGCTAGGAATTCGGCAAGCGACCCAAGGACTCATGCACAGTCCACCCCAGGCAATTCGCTTAGAACTGGAAAACGTTGACTCTCTGCGGGTTGCGGGTGGCACGATGCTCGGTACGACTAATCAAGGTGATCCCTTTGCTTTTCCTATGCCCGATGGCACCCGTTGCGATCGTTCAGAAGACATTATTGCTGGCTACTATCAACTGGGTCTGGATGCGATCATCGGCATCGGAGGTGATGGCAGCATGGCAATTCTGCGACGCATTGCTGAACAAGGCAACCTGAATCTAGTAGCGATCCCCAAAACGATTGACAATGATGTTGGGGTGACGGAGCACTCCATTGGTTTTGATACCGCCGTCAATACCGCCACCGAAGCCCTCGATCGCCTGCATTTTACCGCCGCTAGCCACAGCCGCGTCATGATTCTAGAAGTGATGGGGCGCGATGCAGGCCATATCGCCATTACCGCTGGGATTGCTGGGGGTGCTGATGTAATCCTAATTCCGGAAATTTCCTATACCATCGCCAACATCTGCCACAAAATCAAAGAGCGCCAAGAACAAGGGAAAAACTATTCGCTGGTGATCGTGTCGGAAGCGGTGCGGACGGAAGCAGGAGACCCAGTGGTGATCACTAATCGCCTAGGTCAATGTCGCTATGGGGGAATTGGTGACTACTTAGCTGATCGCATTTGTGACTGTAGCGGGGCTGAAACTCGCGTGACGGTGCTGGGGCATGTGCAACGGGGTGGAACGCCTTCGCCGCTCGATCGCCTGGTCGCGTCGGCCTTTGGCGTGGCTGCGGTGGATCTGATCGCTGAGGAGAAATATGACCACATGGTCACTTGGCAAAATCGTCAGGTCGTCAGTGTCCCCATTCCTGAGGCGATCGCCCAATACCAGGCCGTCGATCCTAGCGGCACCTTAGTCAAAACTGCTCGTGGCTTAGGTATTTACTTAGGCGATTAA
- a CDS encoding mechanosensitive ion channel, translating into MIRTWQEFTQIVNTSVPIPQLNLLLAQAPATSPPATTTAPQAGPGAYPTGADSFLQGIGLSLGTSIPALIKALLILVVGLLIAALVAAVVRGLLNRTDIDNKLAARVIRHQPGARPPNVEKWVGDAVFWLIVVFTVVAFLQALNLTAVSQPLNTFLDQILRFLPKLAGAGILLAIAWALATVVKLIVTQGLHAFGLDQRLGEQINEPPANPDAPDAPGATRPIAPPPSDPPFSLSETIGNALYWFIFLLFLPAILNTLELQGTLQPVQQLLNEILAILPNILAAVLIGAAGWLIAQVVRRIVTNLLAAAGTDRIGTRFGLRGTTGTGGQSLSWIIGTIVYVLILIPTAIAALNALRIDAISQPAISMLTQILNAIPQIFTAALILAIAYVIGKFVADLVTNILTSLGFNNIFYWLGLQPTPYSAPPVRPTDESPVIQELGQVSPSTPRTRTPSEVIGIVTLVGILLFATVAATNVLNFAGLTLIVTGLLVVFGRILSGLVVFAIGLYLANLAFNLIASSGNAQARVLAQTARIAIIAFISAMALQQMGIAPNIVNLAFGLLLGAVAVAIALAFGLGGRDIAAQQTREWLDSFKSKR; encoded by the coding sequence ATGATTAGAACTTGGCAAGAATTTACACAAATCGTCAACACATCTGTACCAATACCGCAACTTAACCTCCTATTGGCACAGGCTCCAGCGACTTCTCCCCCAGCGACAACTACAGCACCACAAGCGGGCCCAGGGGCTTACCCCACGGGTGCAGACAGTTTCCTCCAGGGAATTGGCCTGAGTTTGGGCACTTCAATTCCAGCTTTAATCAAAGCCCTGCTGATTTTGGTGGTGGGGCTGCTCATTGCGGCGCTGGTCGCAGCCGTGGTTCGGGGCTTGTTGAACCGCACCGACATAGACAATAAACTAGCCGCGCGTGTCATCCGCCACCAACCAGGAGCGCGACCACCCAACGTAGAAAAATGGGTAGGAGACGCTGTTTTTTGGCTAATCGTCGTGTTTACGGTTGTGGCCTTTTTACAGGCGCTCAACCTAACCGCTGTTTCTCAACCGTTAAACACCTTCCTCGACCAAATTTTGCGCTTCCTGCCTAAGCTGGCAGGGGCTGGGATTTTGCTGGCGATCGCTTGGGCGCTGGCAACGGTGGTCAAGCTGATTGTGACGCAGGGACTCCATGCATTTGGCTTAGATCAACGGTTGGGTGAACAAATCAATGAACCACCCGCTAACCCAGATGCCCCGGATGCACCTGGTGCCACTCGACCGATTGCACCGCCGCCGTCTGATCCGCCATTTTCGTTGAGCGAAACGATTGGCAATGCGTTGTACTGGTTTATCTTTCTGCTGTTTCTCCCAGCGATCTTAAACACGCTGGAGTTGCAGGGGACGTTGCAACCTGTACAACAACTGTTGAATGAGATTTTGGCGATCCTGCCCAATATCTTGGCCGCAGTTCTGATTGGAGCAGCGGGTTGGCTGATTGCTCAGGTAGTTCGCCGGATCGTGACGAATCTGCTGGCAGCGGCAGGAACCGATCGCATTGGGACGCGCTTTGGGTTGAGAGGCACGACTGGGACTGGTGGCCAATCGCTGTCTTGGATTATCGGCACGATTGTCTATGTTTTAATCTTGATCCCAACGGCGATCGCGGCTCTGAATGCGCTGCGGATTGATGCGATTTCTCAGCCAGCCATTTCGATGCTGACTCAGATCCTCAATGCCATTCCGCAAATTTTCACGGCAGCCTTGATTCTGGCGATCGCTTATGTGATTGGGAAGTTTGTGGCTGATCTGGTCACTAATATCCTGACTAGCCTCGGTTTCAACAACATCTTCTACTGGCTAGGGCTACAACCAACTCCCTACTCAGCCCCTCCGGTTCGTCCGACAGATGAATCCCCTGTGATTCAAGAGTTGGGTCAAGTTAGCCCCAGTACTCCTAGAACTCGCACTCCTTCGGAAGTGATTGGGATTGTAACGTTGGTTGGCATTCTGTTGTTTGCCACGGTGGCAGCGACAAATGTCCTCAACTTTGCAGGTCTCACCCTGATTGTGACTGGGTTGCTAGTGGTCTTTGGCCGCATCTTGTCTGGTTTGGTGGTGTTCGCCATTGGTCTTTACTTGGCGAACTTGGCCTTCAACTTGATCGCAAGCTCTGGCAACGCTCAAGCAAGAGTTTTGGCGCAAACCGCTCGGATTGCCATTATTGCTTTTATTTCAGCCATGGCCCTGCAACAAATGGGTATTGCGCCGAATATTGTCAACTTGGCCTTTGGTCTGTTGCTAGGAGCCGTTGCCGTGGCGATCGCACTGGCCTTTGGTCTGGGTGGTCGAGACATTGCGGCTCAACAAACCAGAGAGTGGTTAGATTCGTTCAAGTCGAAACGCTAA
- a CDS encoding transposase yields MTPRKLSESDKQNILHLYRHPGETTSTLAERYGVSNTTISRVLKSLLPEHEYEALVQQKRAARPQAGFAEFAAELAFEEFETAPVEEPVQEPVQEPIEVSEAAIAQPDIPVEAVEVTTEVTTEVELAAEEFIEVSEAAIAQPKISVEAVEVAAEVAPVETVEAVATSTPKPAIAPPITRRQRKRSGAVDEISANESEPASEPPEVVEAQLQLLEVPSVAPEVEKKPTKAPPIKVAAAPIEAEPNLGFTEASLSADLQAQAAELVDLDDDDLDDDDLDDDDLDDLDDEDEDDDDDDLDDADAFMGGQLQTQAFVRVLPLADASIPKTFYLVVDRMAELITRPLREFGDLGQIPSEDVQAKTLPIFDNHRIARRFSKRNQRVIKVPDGRVLPKVSVYLQAKGITRLLIDGQVYSL; encoded by the coding sequence ATGACTCCAAGAAAACTGTCTGAGTCGGATAAACAAAACATCTTGCATCTGTATCGGCATCCAGGAGAGACAACTTCGACCCTGGCAGAGCGCTATGGAGTCAGCAACACGACAATTAGCCGTGTTTTAAAGAGTCTGTTGCCTGAGCATGAATATGAAGCACTCGTGCAACAAAAGCGAGCGGCCCGCCCTCAAGCAGGCTTTGCAGAATTTGCTGCGGAACTAGCCTTTGAGGAATTTGAAACAGCGCCTGTAGAAGAGCCTGTTCAGGAACCTGTTCAAGAGCCTATAGAGGTGAGTGAAGCTGCGATCGCTCAACCAGACATCCCAGTAGAAGCCGTAGAAGTAACCACAGAAGTAACCACAGAAGTAGAATTAGCCGCAGAAGAGTTTATAGAGGTGAGTGAAGCCGCGATCGCTCAGCCTAAAATCTCGGTAGAAGCTGTAGAAGTAGCCGCAGAAGTTGCGCCTGTGGAAACGGTAGAAGCAGTTGCCACTTCAACGCCAAAGCCAGCGATCGCACCACCAATTACGCGACGACAGCGTAAACGTTCCGGTGCTGTTGATGAAATATCAGCAAACGAGTCTGAGCCTGCTTCTGAGCCACCGGAAGTAGTAGAGGCGCAGCTACAGCTTTTAGAAGTTCCTTCGGTTGCGCCGGAAGTTGAGAAAAAACCAACGAAAGCGCCACCCATAAAAGTCGCGGCAGCGCCAATAGAAGCTGAGCCGAATCTAGGGTTTACAGAAGCAAGCTTGTCGGCAGATCTACAAGCGCAGGCTGCTGAGTTGGTTGACTTAGACGACGATGATCTTGATGACGACGACCTCGATGACGATGACCTCGATGATCTTGATGACGAGGATGAAGACGACGATGACGATGATTTAGATGATGCTGATGCCTTCATGGGAGGTCAGCTTCAAACTCAAGCTTTTGTACGAGTTTTGCCGTTAGCGGATGCCTCGATTCCCAAAACTTTCTACTTAGTTGTAGATCGAATGGCGGAATTGATTACTCGACCCCTCCGGGAGTTTGGAGATTTAGGACAAATTCCTAGCGAAGATGTTCAAGCGAAAACCTTGCCCATCTTTGACAATCACCGAATTGCTCGTCGCTTTTCTAAGCGCAATCAGCGAGTTATCAAAGTTCCTGATGGCAGAGTGCTACCGAAAGTTAGCGTCTATTTGCAAGCGAAGGGCATTACTCGCCTGCTGATTGATGGCCAGGTGTACTCGCTCTAA
- a CDS encoding SRPBCC family protein yields MRSIPTLKKTNQRRMPFQQSFEQSVQINASATAVERCITDLSLMHRWLNPALRCEPVGEWSTDVGSRSRFVIQIPFLQPSLSSVVAAREPGLVVWEFDGFFHGRDRWECNPNDRGTYLLNRFEFEIPNALVRFGFNTFAATWTQEDMQAQLRRLKRVAEELHQKLHT; encoded by the coding sequence ATGCGTTCTATTCCCACCCTGAAAAAGACCAATCAGCGCCGAATGCCATTTCAGCAAAGTTTCGAGCAGTCTGTTCAAATCAACGCCAGTGCCACCGCTGTAGAGCGATGCATTACAGATCTCAGCTTAATGCACCGTTGGCTCAATCCTGCCCTGCGCTGCGAACCCGTAGGCGAGTGGAGTACGGACGTTGGTAGCCGTAGCCGTTTTGTAATCCAGATTCCTTTCCTACAGCCTAGTTTGAGTAGCGTAGTCGCTGCTCGCGAACCTGGCTTAGTAGTTTGGGAGTTCGACGGTTTTTTTCATGGCCGCGATCGCTGGGAGTGTAATCCGAATGATCGGGGTACCTACTTGCTCAATCGTTTTGAATTCGAAATCCCTAACGCCTTGGTACGATTCGGCTTCAACACCTTTGCCGCCACCTGGACTCAAGAAGACATGCAAGCTCAACTCCGACGCCTAAAACGGGTCGCAGAAGAGCTACACCAAAAATTGCATACTTAG
- the hisC gene encoding histidinol-phosphate transaminase, whose protein sequence is MSYFRPSVDAMTGYQPGEQPAPGVKVIKLNTNENPYPPSEAALQVLRGFDGELLRRYPHPMADSFRDAASQVLGVPHDWILAGNGSDDILNLLVRACTEGDRKIVYPTPTYVLYETLAEIQDTKVVEVPYNDDYNLPVEQLIEANGAITFIASPNSPSGTLVPLDVLSKLASHLSGVLAIDEAYVDFADYSALELVKEHNNVIVLRTFSKGYSLAGLRLGFGVANPELLSGLIKVKDSYNVDAVACAVGAAAIADQAHKNASAERVKASRAKLTADLTQLGFKVGPSQANFVLAQAPNNKAGALYQALKERGILVRYFKQPRLDDKLRITVGTEEQNQALISALTELLA, encoded by the coding sequence ATGAGTTACTTCCGTCCTAGCGTTGATGCGATGACTGGCTACCAACCTGGTGAACAGCCAGCCCCAGGCGTCAAAGTCATTAAGCTCAACACCAACGAAAACCCCTACCCTCCCTCGGAGGCGGCCCTGCAAGTCCTGCGTGGCTTCGATGGCGAACTGTTGCGGCGTTACCCCCACCCAATGGCCGATTCCTTTCGTGACGCCGCGAGCCAGGTTTTAGGCGTTCCCCATGATTGGATTTTGGCGGGTAATGGCAGTGATGACATTCTGAATTTGCTGGTGCGGGCTTGTACGGAAGGCGATCGCAAAATCGTCTATCCCACGCCCACCTATGTCCTCTACGAAACGTTAGCAGAAATCCAAGACACGAAAGTAGTTGAGGTTCCCTACAATGACGACTACAACCTCCCCGTCGAGCAACTGATCGAGGCAAACGGGGCGATCACCTTCATTGCTTCCCCTAACAGTCCTTCTGGAACGCTAGTTCCTTTAGATGTGCTCAGCAAGTTAGCCAGCCATTTGTCTGGAGTGCTAGCGATCGATGAAGCTTACGTCGATTTTGCCGATTACAGCGCTTTGGAACTGGTGAAAGAGCACAACAACGTGATTGTCCTCCGCACTTTCTCTAAGGGCTATTCCTTGGCAGGTTTACGATTAGGCTTTGGCGTTGCCAATCCAGAATTATTGTCGGGGCTAATTAAAGTCAAAGATAGTTACAACGTGGATGCGGTGGCTTGTGCAGTGGGAGCTGCAGCGATCGCGGACCAAGCGCACAAAAACGCCAGTGCCGAGCGGGTGAAAGCTTCTCGTGCCAAGTTAACCGCTGACCTCACCCAGCTAGGCTTCAAAGTTGGCCCCTCGCAAGCCAATTTTGTTTTGGCTCAGGCTCCCAATAACAAGGCTGGCGCTCTCTATCAAGCCCTGAAGGAACGGGGCATTTTAGTGCGCTACTTTAAGCAACCCCGCCTCGACGACAAACTGCGAATTACCGTCGGCACCGAAGAACAAAACCAAGCCCTCATTTCTGCATTGACAGAGTTATTGGCTTAG
- the aroB gene encoding 3-dehydroquinate synthase, translated as MKSVIPVELPQQSYDIAIASGGLEQLGNWLIGHGSQPLKLGKKILLVSSPPIFKHYGTQAITSLEQAGFTVAQCILPAGERYKTPASLQKIYDVALENRLERSSTILALGGGVIGDMAGFAAATWLRGINFVQVPTTLLAMVDASIGGKTGVNHPHGKNLIGAFHQPKLVLIDPQTLKTLPAREFRAGMAEVIKYGIIWDAELFEKLEQSQRLDQLRYVSDDLLQEILTRSCQAKAHVVSKDEKESGLRAILNYGHTIGHAVESETKYKIVNHGEAVAIGMVAAGQIAVALDMWEQASSDRQLALLEKTGLPTKLPGGLDIEAIAASLLTDKKVKDGRVRFILPTQIGTVTITDEVPADVIRQVLHAMQQT; from the coding sequence ATGAAGTCTGTAATTCCTGTCGAATTACCACAACAGTCTTATGATATTGCAATCGCATCCGGTGGCTTGGAACAGTTAGGCAACTGGCTCATCGGGCACGGCTCACAGCCACTCAAACTCGGCAAAAAAATTCTCCTTGTTTCCAGTCCCCCGATTTTTAAGCATTACGGAACTCAAGCGATCACCTCTCTAGAGCAAGCAGGCTTTACCGTCGCTCAGTGCATTCTGCCCGCCGGAGAACGCTACAAAACTCCTGCCTCCCTACAAAAAATCTACGATGTAGCTCTAGAAAACCGTCTAGAACGCTCCTCCACGATTCTGGCATTAGGCGGTGGCGTCATTGGCGATATGGCAGGCTTTGCCGCTGCCACATGGCTGCGAGGCATCAACTTTGTGCAAGTCCCCACAACCCTGCTCGCAATGGTCGATGCTTCGATTGGTGGCAAAACAGGGGTTAACCATCCTCACGGCAAAAACTTAATTGGGGCATTTCATCAACCCAAGCTAGTCTTGATCGATCCTCAAACTCTAAAAACCTTGCCAGCTAGAGAATTTCGGGCAGGCATGGCTGAGGTGATCAAGTACGGCATCATTTGGGATGCGGAACTGTTTGAAAAACTAGAACAAAGCCAGCGGCTTGACCAACTGCGCTATGTTAGCGACGATCTGCTTCAAGAAATCCTAACCCGTTCCTGCCAAGCGAAGGCTCATGTCGTCAGCAAAGATGAAAAAGAGTCAGGGCTAAGAGCCATTCTTAACTACGGGCACACGATTGGTCACGCTGTCGAGAGTGAGACTAAATACAAAATAGTTAATCACGGCGAAGCAGTGGCGATCGGCATGGTAGCAGCCGGGCAAATCGCGGTAGCTTTAGACATGTGGGAGCAAGCTTCCAGCGATCGCCAACTTGCTCTGCTTGAGAAAACTGGCCTCCCCACCAAGTTGCCCGGAGGATTGGATATTGAGGCAATCGCGGCTAGCTTGCTAACCGATAAAAAAGTCAAAGACGGTCGGGTGCGATTCATTCTACCCACCCAAATTGGCACCGTCACCATCACTGATGAAGTTCCAGCGGATGTGATTCGGCAAGTCCTTCACGCTATGCAACAGACCTAA
- a CDS encoding cytochrome b6-f complex subunit PetL: MSGVITYVLVLGSFYAAALGLFFGLRAAKLI; this comes from the coding sequence ATGTCTGGTGTAATTACTTACGTGTTAGTGCTCGGTTCGTTCTATGCAGCGGCTCTTGGTTTGTTTTTTGGCCTGCGGGCTGCCAAGTTGATCTAG